The Candidatus Koribacter versatilis Ellin345 genome has a segment encoding these proteins:
- the ilvD gene encoding dihydroxy-acid dehydratase — protein MTEKSPKPHKRSDAITEGPNRAPARAMLRAAGFTPEDLRKPIIGIANTWIEIGPCNLHLRELAEHIKQGVREAGGTPMEFNTVSISDGITMGSEGMKASLVSREVIADSIELVARGNLFDGLIALSGCDKTIPGTIMALERLDIPGLMLYGGSIAPGKFHAQKVTIQDVFEAVGTHARGKMSDADLEELEHNACPGAGACGGQFTANTMSMCGEFLGISPMGANSVPAMTVEKQQVARRCGHLVMELVRRDIRPSQIITRKAIENAIASVAASGGSTNAVLHLLAIAHEMDVELNIEDFDKISSRTPLLCELKPAGRFTATDLHDAGGIPLVAQRLLEANLLHADALTVTGKTIAEEAKQAKETPGQEVVRPLTDPIKATGGLMILKGNLASEGCVVKLVGHKKLFFEGPARVFESEEEAFAGVEDRTIQAGEVVVVRYEGPKGGPGMREMLGVTAAIAGTELAETVALITDGRFSGATRGLSVGHVAPEAANGGAIAVVRNGDIITLDVERRELRVHLTDAELEARLRNWRAPEPRYKRGVFAKYASTVSSASFGAVTGSTIENKTLAGSTK, from the coding sequence ATGACCGAAAAATCCCCAAAGCCACACAAGCGTAGCGACGCCATTACCGAAGGTCCCAACCGCGCCCCAGCCCGCGCCATGCTGCGCGCCGCCGGGTTCACCCCGGAAGACCTTCGTAAGCCCATCATCGGCATCGCCAACACCTGGATCGAAATCGGTCCCTGCAACCTGCACCTTCGTGAGCTCGCCGAGCACATCAAGCAGGGCGTTCGCGAAGCCGGCGGTACGCCAATGGAGTTCAACACCGTCTCCATTTCTGACGGCATCACCATGGGCTCGGAAGGCATGAAGGCGTCGCTGGTCAGCCGCGAGGTCATCGCCGACTCCATCGAACTCGTCGCGCGCGGCAATCTTTTCGACGGCCTGATCGCCCTATCGGGATGCGATAAAACCATCCCCGGGACCATCATGGCGCTCGAGCGCCTCGACATCCCGGGTCTCATGCTCTATGGCGGCTCCATCGCGCCCGGCAAATTCCATGCTCAGAAGGTCACGATTCAAGACGTCTTCGAGGCAGTCGGTACGCATGCGCGCGGCAAAATGAGCGACGCTGATCTCGAAGAACTCGAACACAACGCCTGTCCCGGCGCCGGCGCCTGCGGTGGACAATTCACCGCTAACACCATGTCCATGTGCGGCGAATTCCTCGGCATCTCGCCGATGGGCGCTAACAGCGTCCCGGCGATGACCGTAGAGAAGCAGCAGGTCGCACGACGCTGCGGACACCTCGTCATGGAACTGGTCCGCCGCGACATCCGCCCCAGCCAAATCATCACGCGCAAGGCGATCGAAAACGCAATCGCCAGCGTCGCCGCCTCCGGCGGGTCGACCAACGCCGTTCTTCACTTGCTCGCCATCGCGCACGAAATGGACGTCGAACTGAACATCGAAGACTTCGACAAGATCAGTTCGCGCACGCCACTGCTCTGCGAACTCAAGCCCGCTGGCCGCTTCACCGCCACCGATCTTCATGATGCCGGCGGTATTCCGCTCGTCGCGCAACGCCTGCTCGAAGCGAACCTGCTGCACGCCGACGCACTGACTGTCACCGGTAAGACCATCGCCGAAGAAGCGAAGCAGGCGAAAGAAACGCCGGGCCAGGAAGTGGTTCGTCCGCTTACCGATCCCATCAAAGCTACCGGCGGCCTCATGATCCTGAAAGGCAACCTCGCATCCGAAGGCTGCGTGGTCAAACTCGTCGGACACAAGAAGCTCTTCTTTGAAGGCCCCGCTCGCGTCTTCGAGTCGGAAGAAGAAGCCTTTGCGGGCGTGGAAGACCGCACCATCCAGGCGGGCGAAGTGGTCGTGGTCCGATATGAAGGCCCGAAGGGCGGCCCTGGCATGCGCGAAATGCTTGGCGTGACGGCGGCCATCGCCGGCACCGAACTCGCCGAGACCGTCGCGCTCATCACCGACGGACGTTTCTCCGGCGCTACCCGCGGCTTGAGCGTGGGCCACGTTGCGCCCGAAGCCGCGAATGGCGGCGCGATCGCTGTGGTACGCAATGGCGACATCATCACTCTCGACGTGGAACGCCGCGAACTGCGCGTCCACCTCACCGACGCAGAACTCGAAGCGCGCCTCCGCAACTGGCGCGCGCCGGAGCCACGATACAAGCGCGGCGTCTTCGCCAAGTATGCGAGCACCGTTTCGTCGGCGTCGTTCGGGGCCGTTACCGGCTCCACCATCGAAAACAAGACCTTAGCCGGGAGTACGAAGTAG
- the aroF gene encoding 3-deoxy-7-phosphoheptulonate synthase, with translation MSSAATESEINHVIDRVKELGYQAHVTRGTEKTIVAAVGSSGNREQLAALEAAPGVENVVVIAHPFKLVSMQVKQKRTVVNVGGVPIGGEACVLMAGPCSVESREQLMTVAHAIAAAGATMLRGGAYKPRTSPYEFQGLGTEALKLLREASEATGLPVVTEVMSTEDVDLVAEYADMLQVGARNMQNFSLLRRLAKCERPILLKRAPSATVKDWLLAAEYLLAGGNSQVVLCERGIRSYDPDMRNTFDLAAIALAKQLSHLPVVADPSHGTGRRDLVPIMARAAVAVGADGVIVEVHPCPEKALSDGPQSLTLPEFEKMVQLLGQPLRRHLRQELKAATA, from the coding sequence ATGTCGTCTGCAGCCACAGAATCGGAAATCAACCACGTGATCGACCGGGTGAAAGAGCTCGGCTACCAGGCGCACGTAACGCGTGGCACCGAGAAGACGATCGTCGCCGCCGTTGGGAGTTCCGGCAACCGCGAACAACTGGCGGCGCTGGAGGCCGCGCCGGGCGTGGAGAACGTGGTCGTCATCGCGCACCCATTCAAGCTCGTCAGTATGCAGGTGAAACAGAAACGGACCGTGGTGAACGTGGGCGGCGTGCCGATTGGCGGTGAGGCTTGCGTGCTTATGGCGGGGCCGTGCTCGGTGGAGTCGCGAGAGCAATTGATGACCGTGGCCCATGCGATCGCGGCGGCCGGGGCAACGATGCTGCGCGGCGGCGCATATAAGCCGCGGACCTCGCCGTACGAGTTCCAGGGGCTGGGGACGGAGGCGCTGAAGCTGCTGCGCGAAGCGTCCGAGGCAACGGGTCTGCCGGTCGTCACAGAAGTGATGAGCACCGAGGATGTGGACCTGGTGGCGGAGTACGCGGACATGCTGCAGGTGGGCGCGCGCAATATGCAGAATTTCTCGCTGCTGCGACGATTGGCGAAATGCGAGCGGCCGATTTTGCTGAAGCGGGCGCCGTCGGCAACAGTGAAGGATTGGCTGCTGGCGGCGGAGTATCTGCTGGCGGGCGGCAATAGCCAGGTGGTGCTGTGCGAGCGCGGGATTCGCTCGTACGATCCCGACATGCGAAACACGTTCGACCTGGCGGCGATTGCGCTGGCGAAACAGTTGTCGCACTTGCCGGTTGTCGCCGATCCGTCGCATGGGACCGGACGACGCGATCTGGTGCCGATCATGGCGCGCGCGGCGGTGGCGGTTGGCGCGGATGGCGTGATCGTCGAAGTGCATCCGTGCCCGGAGAAGGCGCTGTCGGACGGACCGCAATCGCTGACCCTGCCGGAGTTCGAGAAGATGGTGCAGTTGCTGGGGCAGCCGCTGCGTAGGCATCTGCGGCAGGAATTGAAGGCGGCGACAGCGTAG
- a CDS encoding (2Fe-2S)-binding protein, translating into MDPITLKVNGRDRQVTVAPDTPLLWVLRDTLELTGTKFGCGVGQCGACTVHVDGDAVRSCTTPVSQAVGKKITTIEGLSADSTHPLQVAWVAEDVPQCGYCQSGQIMQAAALLAQKPHPSETEVIEAMNGNLCRCGTYHRIRKAIARAAGGAR; encoded by the coding sequence ATGGATCCCATCACCCTGAAGGTGAATGGCCGCGACCGGCAGGTCACGGTCGCACCCGACACACCGCTGCTCTGGGTACTGCGCGACACACTCGAATTAACCGGCACGAAGTTTGGCTGCGGCGTGGGCCAGTGTGGCGCGTGCACGGTGCACGTGGATGGCGATGCGGTGCGCTCGTGCACCACGCCGGTGTCTCAGGCGGTGGGAAAGAAGATCACGACGATCGAAGGGCTATCGGCGGACTCGACGCATCCGCTGCAGGTGGCGTGGGTGGCGGAAGATGTACCGCAGTGCGGGTACTGCCAGTCGGGTCAAATCATGCAGGCGGCGGCGTTGCTGGCGCAGAAGCCGCATCCGAGCGAGACGGAAGTCATCGAGGCAATGAACGGAAACTTGTGCCGGTGCGGGACGTATCACCGCATTCGCAAGGCGATCGCGCGGGCGGCGGGAGGTGCGCGATGA
- a CDS encoding xanthine dehydrogenase family protein molybdopterin-binding subunit, translating to MSPVSRRDFLTTSATAAAGLVVALHLPLSSEAESAEFAPNAYVHISPEGKVTIVVARSEMGQGVRTSLPMILAEELDCDFSQIAIEQAGASTLFGDQTTGGSASVRTCWDPMRKAGAQVRAMLVSAASAHWKVDSSGCTTENGFVIHAASNRKASYGSLVGAAAKLPVPAEPKLKDAKDFKLIGKPKQRLDTKSKTNGSAIFGIDFKVPGMKYAVLVRAPKFGATVKSVDDARAKGVAGVTHVEKIGDSAVAVVADSVWAAMSGRRALKVTWNNGENATLDSEAVSQSLREAAKKKGVALFNAGDVAKGAGKKVEAEFETPFLAHAPLEPGNCTAQFRGDSCELWAPTQVPQDVRDSVAAALNLKPEQVKVNVTLMGGGFGRRLEHDYGVEAALVSKAVNLPVKVIWTREDDMKYSTYRPVSLHQISAHVGADGYPTELTHRIISPSISRQKGTKLDDGIDPDLKDEGAFIYPVANVLLEYVDLDTAVPLGWMRSVYASQVAFANECFLDELAEVAGKDPLEYRLHLLREDKEIKFWDTTWSTARMRGVLKLAAEKAGWSKPVASGRFRGIAAHACFGSYVAEVVEISRNEDQPKIERVVVAADCGTVVNPNILEQQLHSAVVFGLTQTLYGKITVQGGAIAQANFGDYQLLRNADMPVIETHFVESSEAPSGIGEPPVPPMAPALCGAIYAATKKRVRALPILT from the coding sequence ATGAGCCCTGTATCGCGACGCGACTTTTTGACGACGAGCGCTACGGCGGCGGCAGGGTTGGTGGTGGCGCTCCATCTGCCGTTGTCGAGTGAGGCAGAAAGTGCGGAGTTTGCGCCCAACGCTTACGTCCATATTTCGCCTGAAGGCAAAGTGACGATCGTGGTGGCGCGCTCGGAGATGGGGCAAGGGGTGAGGACTTCCCTGCCGATGATTCTTGCGGAGGAACTCGATTGCGACTTCTCGCAGATTGCGATTGAGCAGGCAGGCGCGAGCACGTTGTTTGGCGACCAGACAACCGGGGGAAGCGCAAGCGTGCGGACCTGCTGGGATCCAATGCGGAAGGCCGGGGCGCAGGTGCGCGCAATGCTGGTGAGCGCGGCTTCGGCGCATTGGAAAGTCGATTCGTCAGGTTGCACGACGGAGAATGGCTTCGTGATTCATGCGGCTTCAAATCGAAAAGCGAGTTATGGATCGCTGGTCGGGGCGGCGGCGAAGTTGCCAGTTCCCGCAGAGCCGAAGCTGAAAGACGCGAAGGATTTCAAACTGATCGGCAAGCCGAAGCAGCGTCTGGATACGAAGTCGAAGACGAACGGGTCGGCGATCTTCGGAATCGATTTCAAAGTGCCGGGAATGAAATATGCGGTGCTGGTGCGGGCGCCGAAGTTTGGCGCGACAGTAAAGAGCGTGGATGACGCTCGCGCCAAAGGCGTGGCGGGCGTGACCCACGTGGAGAAGATTGGCGACTCGGCAGTCGCGGTAGTGGCGGATTCGGTGTGGGCGGCGATGTCGGGGCGACGCGCACTGAAGGTCACGTGGAACAACGGAGAGAACGCCACGCTGGATTCGGAAGCGGTATCGCAGTCATTGCGTGAGGCGGCGAAGAAAAAGGGCGTGGCGCTGTTCAATGCCGGAGATGTGGCGAAGGGCGCGGGCAAGAAAGTTGAAGCGGAGTTCGAGACGCCGTTTCTTGCGCATGCGCCTTTGGAGCCGGGAAACTGCACCGCACAGTTCCGCGGCGATTCCTGCGAATTGTGGGCGCCGACGCAGGTTCCGCAGGATGTGCGCGATTCCGTGGCAGCGGCTCTGAATCTCAAGCCGGAGCAGGTGAAGGTCAACGTCACGCTGATGGGCGGCGGCTTCGGGCGCAGGCTTGAACACGACTACGGCGTGGAAGCGGCGCTGGTATCGAAGGCCGTCAATCTGCCGGTGAAGGTGATCTGGACGCGCGAGGACGATATGAAGTACTCGACGTATCGTCCGGTGAGCCTGCACCAGATCAGCGCGCACGTTGGCGCGGATGGGTATCCGACGGAGCTCACGCATCGGATCATCTCGCCTTCGATTAGCCGGCAAAAGGGGACGAAGCTGGATGACGGGATCGATCCCGATCTGAAGGATGAGGGCGCGTTTATCTATCCGGTGGCGAATGTGCTGCTGGAATATGTGGACCTCGATACCGCGGTTCCGTTGGGCTGGATGCGCTCGGTGTATGCGTCGCAAGTGGCGTTTGCGAATGAGTGCTTCCTTGATGAACTGGCGGAGGTAGCGGGAAAGGACCCGCTGGAGTATCGGCTGCACTTGCTGCGCGAAGACAAAGAGATCAAGTTCTGGGACACGACGTGGAGCACGGCACGGATGCGCGGCGTCTTAAAGCTTGCGGCGGAAAAGGCCGGGTGGTCGAAACCGGTGGCCAGCGGGCGTTTTCGTGGGATCGCGGCGCATGCTTGCTTTGGTAGCTACGTGGCGGAGGTCGTGGAGATCTCGCGCAACGAGGACCAGCCGAAGATCGAACGCGTTGTTGTCGCGGCGGATTGCGGGACGGTGGTGAATCCGAACATCCTGGAGCAGCAGTTGCACAGCGCGGTGGTGTTTGGGCTGACGCAGACGCTCTATGGGAAGATCACGGTGCAGGGGGGCGCGATTGCGCAGGCGAATTTTGGAGACTATCAGTTATTGCGGAATGCGGACATGCCGGTGATTGAGACGCATTTTGTGGAGAGCAGCGAGGCGCCGTCGGGGATTGGGGAGCCTCCGGTGCCACCGATGGCGCCGGCGTTGTGCGGGGCGATTTATGCGGCGACGAAGAAGAGAGTGAGAGCGTTGCCGATTTTGACGTAG
- a CDS encoding NAD(P)/FAD-dependent oxidoreductase, with translation MNYTERNFWLDTVEMPRGSDVPVPERADVAVIGAGFTGLSAARTLAKLGARVVVLEAETVGWGASSRNGGMVLTGMKLSNEVLQKRYGFEATKRMYDASLASIDYVEQVVKEDQIECDFSRCGHLEVANKQSHFDAYARVAEMTARDFGHTLHIIPKSALKSEIGAEMYFGGMVDEDSAGVNPARYVAGLGLAALKAGACVFERARVQSIDRVGSGFRLTTSKGTIEAKDVLIATSGYTGKLSRPLLKRVIPIGSFIIATEKIDAALANELIPHNRMVYDSLNFLHYWRRTPDDRILFGGRAAFFPETSNTIRKSEEILQRDLVAIHPQLKNTKVEYAWGGTLDFTFDVMPHAGEFDGVHYALGYAGHGVAMATYLGMLMAEKLAGKADRNPFAGIPFPGAPLGLYNGQPWFLPFAAAYYKVLDFIS, from the coding sequence ATGAACTATACAGAACGGAATTTTTGGCTGGATACGGTGGAGATGCCGCGCGGCAGTGATGTGCCGGTGCCGGAGCGCGCGGATGTGGCTGTGATTGGCGCGGGGTTCACTGGACTGTCGGCGGCTCGTACGCTGGCGAAACTCGGTGCGCGCGTGGTGGTGCTCGAGGCGGAGACGGTCGGCTGGGGAGCGAGTTCGCGGAACGGCGGCATGGTGCTAACCGGGATGAAGCTCAGCAACGAAGTTCTGCAGAAGCGTTACGGCTTCGAGGCGACGAAGCGGATGTATGACGCGTCGCTGGCCTCGATTGATTATGTTGAGCAAGTGGTGAAGGAAGATCAGATCGAGTGCGACTTCTCGCGCTGCGGACATCTTGAGGTGGCGAACAAACAATCGCACTTCGATGCGTATGCGCGCGTCGCGGAGATGACCGCGCGCGATTTCGGGCACACCCTGCACATCATTCCGAAGAGCGCATTGAAAAGTGAGATTGGCGCCGAGATGTATTTTGGCGGGATGGTGGATGAGGACAGCGCTGGCGTGAACCCGGCGCGTTACGTGGCGGGACTGGGGCTTGCAGCGCTGAAGGCCGGCGCGTGCGTGTTCGAGCGGGCGCGGGTGCAGAGCATCGACCGCGTCGGCAGCGGCTTTCGGCTGACCACCTCGAAGGGGACGATCGAAGCCAAGGATGTGCTCATCGCGACCAGCGGGTACACAGGAAAGCTCTCGCGACCGCTGCTGAAGCGGGTGATTCCGATTGGGTCATTCATCATCGCGACCGAAAAGATCGATGCTGCGCTGGCGAATGAACTTATCCCGCACAATCGCATGGTGTACGACTCGCTGAATTTTCTGCACTACTGGCGGCGCACACCAGACGATCGGATTCTCTTCGGCGGGCGCGCGGCGTTCTTTCCGGAGACGTCGAACACGATCCGCAAGAGCGAAGAGATCCTGCAACGAGACCTGGTGGCGATCCACCCACAGCTCAAGAATACGAAGGTGGAATACGCGTGGGGTGGAACACTCGACTTCACATTTGACGTGATGCCGCATGCGGGAGAATTTGATGGCGTGCATTATGCGCTCGGCTATGCGGGGCACGGTGTCGCGATGGCGACGTACCTTGGCATGCTGATGGCGGAGAAGCTTGCAGGTAAGGCTGATCGCAATCCATTCGCAGGGATTCCCTTCCCTGGCGCGCCGCTTGGGTTATACAACGGGCAGCCGTGGTTCCTGCCATTTGCGGCCGCGTATTACAAGGTGCTGGACTTTATCAGCTAA
- a CDS encoding APC family permease, which translates to MSQTAAKTAMKRASLLPFVFVMYSYTTGGPFGLEGQVTTSGPGMTLIYHLLLPFFWCIPVSFVSAELTTAMPVEGGFYRWSRAAFGDFWGFLAGWWNWCASFILGGVYAVMFADYMQFYFPQLKAPLAHFAVALAMIIVITFVNIVGIDAVGKVATVFGVLILAPIAVMCVWGATKWQHNPFLPLIPPGATPKQVAGVGLALGLWLYSGFEQLSTVAEEVEDPQRTFPRALAWAVPMAMATYFLPTLFSLAAVGDWHAWKDGYFSTAAFAIGGHWLGFAVNLAALITAVSLLNGTVIASTRMPFAMAEDGYLPRFLAKTHARFKTPWLAIICSACVYAALSWKSLSALIIVYSWLRVATTWMTVIAAWRLRAKDPNMKRPFRIPWGIAGVAYCVIAPLIIGAIALSASENPIGGLLSLALGPLMYPVVKFFARRAARADQAAAAIS; encoded by the coding sequence ATGAGTCAAACCGCCGCGAAGACCGCGATGAAGCGCGCCAGCCTGCTGCCCTTCGTCTTCGTGATGTACTCGTACACCACCGGCGGACCCTTCGGGCTCGAAGGCCAGGTCACCACCTCCGGCCCCGGCATGACGCTCATCTACCACCTGCTGCTCCCGTTTTTCTGGTGCATCCCGGTCTCGTTCGTCTCCGCTGAACTGACGACCGCGATGCCCGTGGAAGGCGGCTTCTACCGCTGGTCCCGCGCGGCCTTCGGAGACTTCTGGGGCTTCCTCGCCGGATGGTGGAACTGGTGCGCGTCTTTCATTCTCGGCGGCGTGTACGCGGTCATGTTCGCCGACTACATGCAGTTCTATTTTCCGCAACTCAAAGCACCGCTGGCACACTTTGCGGTTGCGCTCGCGATGATCATAGTCATCACGTTCGTGAACATCGTCGGCATTGATGCCGTCGGCAAAGTCGCTACTGTGTTTGGCGTATTGATTCTCGCTCCCATCGCCGTCATGTGTGTGTGGGGCGCGACGAAGTGGCAGCACAATCCATTCCTGCCATTGATTCCTCCGGGTGCGACGCCGAAACAAGTTGCCGGTGTCGGACTTGCCCTCGGCCTCTGGCTCTACTCCGGTTTCGAACAGCTCTCGACGGTTGCAGAAGAAGTCGAAGACCCGCAGCGCACATTCCCACGCGCGCTCGCGTGGGCCGTGCCGATGGCGATGGCCACCTACTTCCTCCCCACGCTCTTCTCGCTCGCCGCAGTCGGCGATTGGCACGCATGGAAAGACGGCTACTTCTCCACCGCCGCCTTCGCCATCGGCGGACACTGGCTTGGCTTCGCCGTGAACCTCGCTGCGTTGATCACTGCTGTCTCGCTGCTGAATGGCACCGTGATCGCTTCCACGCGCATGCCCTTCGCCATGGCCGAAGACGGCTATCTCCCGCGTTTCCTGGCGAAAACCCACGCACGCTTTAAAACGCCGTGGCTCGCGATTATTTGCTCGGCCTGTGTTTATGCGGCGCTCTCGTGGAAGAGTCTCTCGGCGCTCATCATTGTCTATTCGTGGCTGCGTGTTGCGACTACGTGGATGACCGTCATCGCCGCGTGGCGACTGCGCGCGAAAGATCCGAACATGAAGCGGCCCTTCCGCATTCCGTGGGGAATCGCCGGTGTGGCGTATTGCGTGATTGCCCCGCTCATCATCGGCGCCATCGCGCTTTCGGCCAGCGAAAATCCCATCGGCGGATTGCTCTCGCTCGCCCTCGGTCCTTTGATGTATCCCGTAGTTAAGTTTTTTGCGCGCCGCGCCGCGCGCGCCGATCAAGCCGCAGCGGCCATTAGCTGA
- a CDS encoding serine/threonine-protein kinase — protein sequence MTSPAPATGENIGHYRVLGKLGAGGMGVVYKALDTKLQRTVCLKFLPSDTALSDRDRRNLLQEARAASTLDHPNIGAIYGIEETPDQHPFIVMAYYEGQTLAQAMDSGAAGAHPLDIVCQVARGLAAAHARNIVHRDVKPSNIILTTDNVAKIVDFGLARVVSSSAMTQSMHTSGTLPYMAPEQVLGEAITPACDVWALGIILVQLLTGSYPFIRENTTAIAFAIVNLPPAGMELLPQALAPVAYRALAKQPEHRYPTAKEFLAALVAANDELAASARGADTDSPTRSNAISAKELKQLAEHASTARWNTQQRQTSKRVLYAAIVLLVAVVVALLLPSVRTRLNTVIPSNTVEHIAVLPFDNASGDPSNEAIAAGLMDSLTGELSNLSAGKQTLWVVPASVVRAHKISDPTAAAKVLGASLVVKGSIQHNGDDVRLRVDLIDARNLRQIGSATLEDRTGDIGALQDEAVVRLAGLMNIKLSTEMLRATGGRGSPASYELYLRALGYMQRYDKAGNLDQAIEDLNQSIHLDPQFALGFASLGECYRLKNVVDPKQKWVDQALANLQHAMQLNDRVAAPHVSLAWLQSALGQHDLALQEYQKALAINPRDPEAVKGLSREYERAGRTADAEAGFKQAILLRPDYWDSYNALGSFYVRQQRYPEAIAQFRRVLDLTPDNSAAYSNVAGVLLLIGDPASQKEAETALRRSLDLSPSYAAYANLGRLYMSQKRYAEGVDITRKALSMNDQNYEVWANLTVMLQWMHDDVGAADSRAHTFALLKPYVVAHPEDANAHSSLATHYAKAGDRTNAMREIDAALGLQPHDSTVLADAAEVYEDFGDRKRAIDFAQKSLKNGNSLDDLQVRPELQQLLKDPGFRSNPK from the coding sequence ATGACCTCCCCAGCCCCGGCCACAGGCGAAAACATTGGTCATTACCGCGTGCTCGGAAAGCTCGGCGCCGGTGGGATGGGTGTGGTCTACAAAGCGCTCGACACCAAGCTCCAGCGCACCGTCTGCCTGAAGTTTCTCCCCTCCGATACCGCCCTCAGTGATCGTGATCGCCGCAATCTATTGCAGGAAGCTCGCGCGGCCTCCACGCTCGATCACCCGAACATCGGCGCGATTTACGGGATCGAGGAAACGCCGGATCAGCATCCGTTCATCGTGATGGCGTATTACGAAGGCCAGACCCTCGCGCAGGCCATGGACAGCGGTGCCGCCGGTGCGCATCCCCTGGATATCGTTTGCCAGGTTGCTCGCGGATTGGCAGCCGCCCACGCCCGCAATATCGTCCATCGCGACGTCAAGCCCTCCAACATCATCCTTACCACCGACAATGTCGCCAAGATCGTGGACTTCGGTCTTGCTCGCGTCGTCAGCAGCTCCGCCATGACGCAGAGCATGCACACCTCAGGCACTCTGCCGTACATGGCTCCTGAACAGGTGCTTGGCGAAGCGATCACGCCGGCCTGCGACGTGTGGGCCCTTGGCATCATCCTCGTGCAACTGCTCACCGGCTCCTATCCTTTCATTCGGGAGAACACCACCGCGATTGCGTTCGCGATCGTGAATCTACCGCCCGCAGGCATGGAACTTCTGCCGCAAGCGCTGGCTCCTGTCGCCTACCGCGCCTTGGCAAAGCAGCCGGAACACCGCTATCCGACGGCGAAGGAATTCCTCGCAGCCCTCGTGGCTGCGAACGACGAACTCGCAGCATCCGCGCGGGGTGCAGACACCGACAGTCCAACCCGCAGCAATGCCATCAGCGCAAAAGAGCTCAAACAATTGGCCGAGCATGCATCGACAGCGCGCTGGAACACGCAGCAGCGCCAGACATCGAAGCGTGTTCTGTATGCGGCGATCGTCCTACTCGTTGCGGTCGTCGTCGCTTTGCTGCTGCCATCGGTTCGCACCCGGCTCAACACCGTGATTCCCTCCAATACGGTGGAGCACATCGCCGTGCTCCCTTTCGACAACGCCTCCGGCGATCCCAGCAACGAGGCCATTGCTGCCGGCTTAATGGATTCCTTGACCGGTGAGCTTTCCAATCTCAGCGCCGGCAAGCAGACGCTCTGGGTCGTCCCGGCCAGCGTAGTTCGCGCCCACAAGATCTCCGACCCCACCGCCGCCGCCAAAGTCCTCGGTGCGAGTCTCGTAGTGAAGGGAAGCATCCAGCACAACGGTGATGACGTTCGCCTCCGCGTGGATCTCATTGACGCTCGCAACCTGCGGCAGATCGGCTCAGCGACTCTCGAAGACCGAACTGGCGACATTGGCGCGCTTCAGGATGAGGCTGTCGTCCGCCTCGCCGGATTGATGAACATCAAGCTCTCAACGGAGATGCTGCGAGCCACTGGCGGCCGCGGTTCGCCTGCCTCGTACGAGCTCTACCTGAGAGCGCTCGGCTACATGCAGCGTTACGACAAAGCCGGCAATCTCGACCAGGCCATTGAAGACCTCAACCAGTCCATACACCTCGATCCGCAATTTGCGCTGGGCTTTGCTTCTCTCGGCGAGTGCTATCGCCTGAAGAACGTCGTCGATCCCAAGCAGAAATGGGTGGACCAGGCGCTTGCGAACCTGCAGCACGCGATGCAATTGAACGACCGCGTTGCCGCACCGCACGTTTCGTTGGCGTGGTTACAGTCTGCGCTTGGTCAACATGACCTCGCCTTGCAGGAGTATCAGAAAGCGCTCGCGATCAATCCACGCGATCCAGAAGCCGTAAAGGGCCTGTCGCGCGAGTACGAGCGCGCCGGACGCACCGCCGACGCGGAAGCCGGCTTTAAACAGGCAATCCTTCTGCGGCCTGATTATTGGGACAGCTATAACGCGCTCGGTTCTTTCTACGTTCGCCAGCAACGCTATCCGGAAGCGATTGCGCAGTTCCGGCGCGTGCTCGATCTCACGCCCGACAATTCCGCTGCTTATAGCAATGTCGCTGGAGTGTTGTTGCTCATCGGCGATCCCGCCTCGCAAAAAGAGGCCGAAACGGCTTTGCGCCGCTCCCTTGACCTCTCGCCGTCTTATGCTGCCTACGCCAATCTCGGTCGTCTTTATATGAGCCAGAAGCGTTATGCCGAAGGCGTTGACATCACGCGCAAAGCGCTCTCGATGAACGATCAGAATTATGAAGTGTGGGCGAACCTCACCGTCATGTTGCAGTGGATGCATGATGACGTCGGTGCCGCCGACAGCCGCGCCCATACCTTCGCACTTCTTAAACCCTACGTCGTCGCGCATCCCGAGGATGCCAACGCCCATTCCTCACTTGCCACGCATTACGCCAAGGCCGGCGATCGAACCAATGCAATGCGCGAGATCGATGCCGCCCTCGGGCTCCAGCCCCATGATTCCACCGTGCTCGCCGACGCCGCTGAAGTGTACGAAGATTTCGGCGACCGCAAGCGCGCCATCGATTTCGCACAGAAAAGCCTGAAAAACGGCAACAGTCTCGATGATTTGCAAGTCCGGCCCGAATTGCAGCAGCTTCTCAAGGACCCCGGGTTCCGAAGTAATCCGAAATGA